A genome region from Sphingobacteriaceae bacterium GW460-11-11-14-LB5 includes the following:
- a CDS encoding ribonuclease: protein MPSITEDLKFFFSTIRKAFNLFQQNDPLRLAGATAFFTNFALPPILIILIRLFGMFTDRRLLATHLFERLASILDNESILQIRTTLRNIRGIDQAWYVTLFSFIFFLFVATTLFNVIKNSLEQIWNIGQKDKKGIINTLKSRAISVTIILLAGILFFIGLLADSVQAYIGAYLKNGAPSFGLVLTSIINQFVFVLIVTTWFTILFRYLTNGRPTWRAAISGGLLTGCLFTAGKYILRILLPLSNISNIYGSAGSIIVIMLFVFYSSLIFYFGASFIKALSVGRATPIIPKNGSFAYELTEVELEKEE from the coding sequence ATGCCATCGATAACAGAAGATCTGAAGTTTTTTTTCTCAACCATAAGAAAAGCATTTAATTTATTTCAGCAGAATGATCCCTTACGTCTGGCCGGTGCTACTGCTTTTTTCACCAATTTCGCCTTACCCCCAATATTAATTATCCTGATCAGGCTTTTCGGGATGTTTACCGATCGAAGATTATTGGCTACCCACCTCTTCGAACGTTTGGCCAGTATTCTCGACAATGAGAGTATTTTACAGATCAGAACGACCTTAAGAAACATTCGCGGTATCGATCAGGCCTGGTACGTTACCTTGTTTAGTTTTATTTTTTTCCTTTTTGTAGCCACCACCCTGTTCAATGTGATTAAAAACTCGCTGGAGCAGATCTGGAATATAGGCCAAAAAGATAAAAAAGGAATCATCAATACGCTTAAATCGAGAGCCATATCGGTTACCATCATCTTATTGGCGGGGATATTATTTTTTATCGGTTTACTGGCCGATAGTGTGCAGGCTTATATTGGTGCCTATTTAAAAAATGGCGCACCATCTTTCGGCCTGGTGTTAACTTCCATCATTAATCAGTTTGTATTTGTGCTGATTGTAACCACCTGGTTTACCATCCTTTTCAGGTATTTAACCAATGGACGGCCTACCTGGCGGGCAGCAATTTCAGGAGGTTTGTTAACCGGATGCCTTTTTACCGCAGGAAAGTATATTTTAAGGATTTTATTGCCATTGAGTAACATCAGTAATATTTACGGATCGGCCGGATCGATTATCGTAATTATGCTTTTTGTATTTTACTCTTCATTGATATTTTATTTCGGCGCCTCATTTATTAAGGCATTGAGCGTGGGCAGGGCCACACCTATTATACCAAAAAACGGATCGTTTGCCTACGAGCTCACAGAGGTTGAATTGGAAAAAGAGGAATAA
- a CDS encoding GNAT family N-acetyltransferase translates to MKIFAETERLILRELIPADAEGMFEMDGDPEVHLYLGNKPLKSIAQSIADIEFIRKQYTENGIGRWAVIEKATGNFVGWSGLKLIKEFTNNHIDYYDLGYRFSKRFWGKGYATETAIAARDYGFNELNLYEIFGIADIRNLGSIHVLEKVGLKKINLFDYDGIKHHWMKMEKSVSL, encoded by the coding sequence ATGAAGATTTTTGCTGAAACGGAACGTTTAATTTTGCGCGAATTAATACCGGCAGATGCCGAAGGTATGTTTGAAATGGATGGTGACCCCGAGGTGCATCTTTATCTGGGCAATAAACCGTTAAAATCTATCGCACAGAGTATAGCCGATATCGAATTTATCAGAAAACAATACACAGAAAATGGCATTGGCAGATGGGCGGTAATTGAAAAAGCAACAGGTAATTTTGTGGGTTGGTCGGGCTTAAAATTGATTAAAGAATTTACCAATAACCATATTGATTACTACGATCTGGGTTATCGGTTTAGCAAACGTTTTTGGGGAAAAGGTTATGCTACAGAGACTGCGATCGCGGCAAGAGACTATGGTTTTAATGAACTCAATCTCTATGAGATTTTTGGTATAGCAGATATCAGAAACCTCGGTTCTATCCATGTTTTGGAAAAAGTTGGTTTAAAGAAGATCAATCTTTTCGATTACGATGGCATAAAACACCATTGGATGAAGATGGAGAAATCAGTTTCGCTTTAA
- a CDS encoding damage-inducible protein DinB, whose amino-acid sequence MIVKSLLGEFLHEVESTRKLLKAIPNSALDFKPSAHSWTTAQLATHIAEIYDWYPGTFHGNEFNMDTYQRDEVDTSNIDNIIGKFERAFGRAKESIESATDESMFEDWKMTAGGKTVLEPMPRIQVVRGFLMNHIYHHRGEMIVYLRATGNKVPSIYGPIYEDSLK is encoded by the coding sequence ATGATAGTTAAATCTCTTTTAGGTGAATTTCTTCATGAGGTAGAAAGCACCCGCAAACTTTTAAAAGCAATACCCAACAGTGCCTTAGATTTTAAACCCTCTGCGCACTCGTGGACTACAGCCCAGCTGGCCACGCACATTGCCGAAATTTACGATTGGTACCCGGGTACTTTCCATGGCAATGAGTTTAATATGGATACCTACCAGCGCGACGAAGTCGACACCAGCAATATCGACAACATTATTGGCAAATTTGAACGTGCTTTTGGCCGGGCAAAAGAAAGTATCGAATCGGCAACCGACGAAAGCATGTTCGAAGACTGGAAGATGACCGCCGGAGGCAAAACTGTTCTCGAACCCATGCCGAGGATTCAGGTCGTGCGGGGCTTTTTAATGAACCACATCTACCACCACCGTGGTGAAATGATTGTTTATTTACGTGCTACCGGAAATAAAGTGCCCAGTATATATGGACCAATTTACGAAGATAGCCTAAAGTAA
- a CDS encoding DUF4199 domain-containing protein, whose product MKKNVIVFGLIAGLIVSVLMVLSMARCYSDPSLEHSMLIGYASMVLAFSFIFVGIKNYRDKYNDGLITFGKAFKIGLYISLIASTIYVLVWLVDYYVFMPDFMDRYVAQAMREAKASGASAAKLAEKAKELAVNQKLYKNPVMVILFTYLEILPVGILVSLIAAFILKRKPNTPLAASPFQS is encoded by the coding sequence ATGAAAAAGAACGTAATTGTATTCGGATTGATCGCTGGCTTAATTGTCTCTGTTTTAATGGTACTTTCTATGGCCAGATGTTACAGCGACCCGAGCCTGGAACACAGCATGCTTATCGGCTACGCTTCTATGGTGCTGGCCTTCTCCTTTATTTTTGTGGGCATCAAAAACTACCGTGATAAGTATAACGATGGCCTGATCACTTTTGGTAAAGCTTTTAAAATCGGATTATACATCAGCCTGATCGCCTCCACCATTTACGTTTTGGTATGGCTGGTTGATTATTATGTATTTATGCCAGATTTTATGGATAGATATGTTGCTCAGGCCATGAGAGAAGCTAAAGCCAGTGGTGCATCGGCAGCAAAACTTGCTGAAAAAGCCAAAGAGCTTGCGGTTAATCAAAAATTGTATAAAAATCCGGTAATGGTTATTTTGTTTACCTACCTGGAAATTTTACCTGTTGGTATATTGGTTTCATTAATCGCCGCATTCATTCTGAAAAGAAAACCGAACACGCCACTTGCGGCAAGTCCTTTTCAATCTTAA
- a CDS encoding helix-turn-helix transcriptional regulator yields MAGISNFLVKNKSIILYGVFLAVLLFLLKWLELRFIIINHAFEIYAGSIAVIFTALGIWLALKLTKPKTILIEKEIFTERGTFILNEKELIRLNISKRELEVLQLMAAGLSNQEIALKLFVSLNTIKTHNARLFEKLEVKRRTQAIEMAKKLSIIP; encoded by the coding sequence ATGGCAGGCATTTCGAATTTTCTGGTTAAAAACAAAAGCATTATCCTTTATGGCGTTTTTTTGGCTGTTTTACTTTTTTTATTAAAGTGGCTTGAGCTTCGTTTTATCATTATTAACCATGCCTTCGAAATTTATGCGGGTTCAATAGCAGTTATTTTTACTGCTTTGGGTATATGGCTGGCGCTTAAATTAACCAAACCTAAAACCATATTAATTGAAAAGGAGATTTTTACCGAACGGGGAACATTTATCCTTAACGAAAAAGAACTCATCAGGCTTAATATCAGTAAAAGAGAATTAGAAGTTTTACAATTGATGGCAGCAGGATTGAGCAACCAGGAAATTGCATTAAAGTTATTCGTTTCGCTAAATACCATCAAAACACACAATGCCAGGCTTTTCGAAAAACTAGAAGTAAAGCGCAGAACACAAGCCATAGAAATGGCTAAAAAACTCAGCATCATCCCTTAA
- a CDS encoding alpha-ketoglutarate-dependent dioxygenase AlkB, with protein sequence MDLFNTTIDINQNLLPYGGTVNYYGKLFTISEADHYFEALMSTIEWKNDEAFIMGKHIITKRKVAWYGDEAYSYTYSNKSKMALPWTKELLDLKKISEEQTGTTFNSCLLNLYHNGDEGMAYHSDDEKALAKDSAIASLSFGAERRFLFKHKQTKETVTLFLENGSLLVMKDETQTNWLHRLPPTKKVSKPRINLTFRTMVV encoded by the coding sequence ATGGATTTATTCAACACCACAATAGATATTAATCAAAATCTGCTCCCATATGGCGGCACCGTAAATTACTATGGCAAATTATTCACAATATCAGAAGCCGATCATTATTTCGAGGCGCTGATGAGTACCATTGAATGGAAGAATGACGAAGCTTTTATTATGGGCAAACACATTATTACCAAAAGAAAAGTAGCCTGGTATGGAGATGAAGCCTATTCCTATACCTACTCCAATAAATCGAAAATGGCCTTACCATGGACAAAGGAATTACTGGATTTAAAAAAAATCTCAGAGGAGCAAACAGGTACTACTTTTAACTCTTGTTTGCTTAATTTATACCACAACGGTGATGAAGGAATGGCCTACCATAGCGATGATGAAAAGGCTTTAGCAAAAGATTCGGCCATTGCATCACTCAGTTTCGGTGCCGAGCGAAGATTTCTTTTCAAACACAAACAAACTAAAGAAACCGTAACCTTATTTTTAGAAAATGGAAGTTTATTGGTGATGAAAGATGAAACGCAAACGAACTGGCTGCACCGCCTTCCGCCAACGAAAAAAGTAAGTAAACCAAGGATAAACCTCACCTTTAGAACAATGGTAGTTTAG
- a CDS encoding metal-binding protein, which translates to MIKHVDISTEELKKYLRSKAICLGGNARLKIYGLLKCSSGKRMKKENRVFFRSVEEVLQHGYRPCGHCLKTAYKQWIYSTPQ; encoded by the coding sequence ATGATCAAACATGTCGATATTTCAACGGAAGAACTAAAAAAGTATTTGAGAAGCAAAGCTATTTGCCTAGGCGGAAATGCCAGATTGAAGATTTACGGGTTACTTAAATGCAGCTCGGGAAAACGGATGAAGAAAGAAAACCGTGTATTTTTCCGTTCTGTAGAAGAAGTACTTCAACATGGCTACCGCCCCTGCGGGCATTGCTTAAAAACAGCATACAAACAATGGATTTATTCAACACCACAATAG
- a CDS encoding cysteine methyltransferase: MKAQEEINFNRIAEAINYIKANFKTQPGLEEIAEKVNLSPFHFQRLFSEWAGTTPKRFLQYISIGYAKEMLKENQSLFDTALETGLSGTSRLHDLFVNIEGMTPGEYKNGGENLHINYSFAESPFGNIIVASTSKGICHIAFYDDEKIALANLQRQFPSAQYQQILDKEQQNALYIFSHDWSKLHQIKLHLKGTDFQLKVWEALLKIPMGKLATYGNIAKQLHNPNASRAVGTAIGDNPVAFLIPCHRVIQSSGALGGYHWGLNRKTAMIGWEAAKTNV, encoded by the coding sequence ATGAAAGCACAAGAAGAAATCAATTTCAACCGGATAGCAGAAGCCATAAACTACATCAAGGCGAATTTTAAAACACAGCCTGGTTTAGAAGAAATTGCAGAGAAAGTAAATTTAAGCCCCTTTCATTTCCAAAGATTATTTAGCGAATGGGCAGGCACTACGCCCAAACGTTTTTTGCAATACATTAGCATTGGTTATGCCAAAGAAATGCTGAAAGAAAACCAAAGTTTATTCGATACCGCATTAGAAACCGGCCTATCAGGAACCAGCAGACTGCACGATCTTTTTGTAAACATCGAAGGGATGACACCTGGAGAATATAAAAACGGCGGTGAAAACCTTCATATCAATTATAGTTTTGCAGAAAGTCCGTTCGGCAACATTATCGTAGCCAGCACTTCAAAAGGAATCTGCCATATCGCTTTTTACGATGATGAAAAGATTGCTTTAGCAAATCTGCAACGCCAATTCCCATCCGCTCAATATCAGCAGATACTGGATAAAGAACAGCAAAATGCGTTATACATTTTCAGTCACGACTGGAGCAAACTGCACCAGATTAAACTACATTTAAAAGGGACGGATTTCCAGTTAAAAGTTTGGGAAGCCTTGCTAAAAATACCTATGGGTAAATTGGCCACCTATGGCAACATTGCCAAACAATTGCATAATCCTAATGCATCCAGAGCGGTAGGTACGGCCATTGGCGATAATCCCGTAGCCTTTCTCATTCCCTGCCACCGGGTTATACAATCAAGCGGTGCATTGGGCGGTTACCATTGGGGGCTAAACCGAAAAACGGCCATGATTGGTTGGGAAGCAGCAAAAACAAATGTTTAG
- a CDS encoding single-stranded DNA-binding protein, with the protein MESAVNKVVLSGFAGADADVKTFGNQKLARVNLAINETYKNAAGEEVKKVQWFNLIFWNAKADLAEAQIKKGTGLTVEGRLQANNYDGKDGKKRYAVEIVVGDVVIRENEKQAAF; encoded by the coding sequence ATGGAAAGTGCAGTTAACAAAGTAGTATTGAGCGGATTTGCCGGAGCAGATGCAGATGTAAAGACTTTTGGAAATCAAAAATTAGCGAGGGTTAACCTTGCGATAAATGAAACCTACAAAAATGCTGCGGGTGAAGAAGTTAAAAAAGTACAATGGTTTAATTTAATTTTTTGGAACGCAAAAGCAGATTTGGCCGAAGCCCAGATTAAAAAAGGTACAGGATTAACTGTAGAAGGCAGATTACAGGCAAATAATTATGATGGTAAGGACGGGAAAAAACGTTATGCCGTAGAAATCGTAGTTGGTGATGTAGTAATTAGGGAAAATGAAAAACAAGCTGCCTTTTAG
- a CDS encoding TonB-dependent receptor, translating into MKSNFTLLFILLSLTGFAQVLKPDSVKKLEEVTVKGYYNSHSLLRSVSAVNLIDSNLIANQQSSSLVSTLNIVPGVRMEERSPGSYRLSLRGSLLRSPFGIRNIKIYIDDFPLTDAGGNTYLNALDVSAVGMMEIYKGPEASIFGANTGGAILINPPAMNHNEINISAIGGSYGLFHQTASIKQQYKKYSFSFSEAYQRSDGYRQNSAMDRKYFQTLQQWNYSNAGSLKAFAFYSDLNYETPGGLTAAQLDQDPKLARPATATLPGAISQQAAIYNKTIFGGIANSYQINRQLKHVIALFTSYTDFKNPFITNYEKRYESTLGFRTFLEYAQAKENIKFNAQIGLESAATKSQIKNFNNNGGEATAMQASDRLKASQDFAYIRLNFDITNKFLIELASSLNFFGYNYESYFPAVIATKERKFNTQFMPKAALSYLISNDLSIRASVSKGYSTPTIAEVRSSDNNINNNLQAESGWNYELGLRYKTADNRFYANGNVFHYQLKNAIVRRLNQNDTEYFINAGGTKQEGIELETALWIIKNNNSWLTGLQLRSNYTWSQFKFEDFVSGTNNYAGNQLTGVPKNIWVNSLEFNFWKEFYLFAQHNYTSAIPLNDANTAFSKRYHLLEVKAGIKNLRLGNTRLDLFAGLNNLLNVNYSLGNDLNAANGRYFNPAAGINFYTGLSIKL; encoded by the coding sequence TTGAAATCGAACTTTACCTTACTGTTTATCCTTCTTTCACTTACTGGCTTTGCGCAGGTCCTTAAACCTGATTCCGTAAAAAAACTTGAAGAAGTTACCGTTAAAGGTTATTACAATTCGCATTCTTTATTAAGATCGGTATCAGCTGTAAATTTGATTGACAGCAATTTAATCGCAAATCAGCAGAGCAGCTCCTTAGTGAGCACTTTAAATATTGTTCCTGGTGTAAGAATGGAAGAACGTTCGCCAGGTAGCTATCGCCTATCGCTCCGTGGGAGCTTATTACGCTCTCCTTTTGGCATCCGAAATATTAAAATTTACATTGATGATTTCCCACTAACTGATGCAGGTGGAAATACCTACCTCAATGCCTTAGACGTTTCTGCAGTAGGTATGATGGAAATTTACAAGGGGCCTGAAGCCAGTATTTTTGGTGCAAACACAGGCGGTGCGATTTTGATTAATCCGCCCGCCATGAATCACAATGAAATTAATATTTCAGCGATTGGAGGTTCCTATGGTCTCTTTCATCAAACAGCATCCATCAAACAGCAATATAAAAAGTACAGTTTCAGTTTTAGCGAAGCCTATCAGCGAAGTGACGGATATCGGCAAAACAGTGCAATGGACAGAAAGTATTTTCAAACTTTGCAGCAATGGAATTATAGCAATGCAGGCAGTTTAAAGGCTTTTGCTTTTTACAGCGATTTAAATTACGAAACACCAGGTGGATTAACGGCTGCACAATTAGATCAGGATCCTAAACTGGCCCGTCCGGCAACAGCAACCTTACCTGGAGCCATTTCGCAGCAAGCTGCCATTTACAATAAAACCATTTTCGGGGGAATAGCTAATTCCTATCAGATTAACAGGCAGTTAAAACATGTTATTGCTTTATTCACCTCTTATACCGACTTCAAGAACCCCTTTATAACCAATTACGAAAAGCGCTACGAAAGTACGCTCGGGTTCAGAACATTTTTAGAATATGCGCAGGCCAAAGAAAACATTAAATTTAATGCGCAAATTGGGTTAGAAAGCGCTGCCACCAAAAGTCAGATTAAAAACTTTAATAATAATGGCGGTGAAGCTACTGCCATGCAAGCTTCAGATCGCTTAAAAGCCAGTCAGGATTTTGCTTACATCAGGTTAAACTTCGATATCACCAATAAATTCCTGATCGAACTTGCTTCAAGTTTAAACTTTTTTGGCTACAACTATGAAAGTTACTTCCCTGCAGTCATTGCGACAAAAGAGCGTAAATTTAATACGCAGTTTATGCCAAAGGCTGCGCTATCTTACTTAATTTCAAATGATCTATCGATTAGGGCCTCGGTAAGTAAAGGTTATTCGACACCTACTATCGCAGAGGTAAGATCGTCTGATAATAACATCAATAATAACCTTCAGGCTGAGTCAGGCTGGAATTATGAACTGGGCTTAAGGTATAAAACAGCGGATAACCGTTTTTATGCCAACGGGAATGTATTCCATTATCAGTTAAAAAATGCCATTGTAAGAAGGCTAAATCAAAATGACACTGAATATTTCATCAATGCAGGCGGGACAAAACAAGAAGGCATAGAACTGGAAACAGCCTTATGGATTATCAAAAACAATAATTCATGGTTAACCGGATTACAACTCAGGAGCAATTATACCTGGAGCCAATTTAAATTTGAAGATTTTGTAAGCGGCACTAACAATTATGCGGGTAATCAGCTTACCGGTGTTCCAAAAAATATCTGGGTGAATAGTCTCGAATTTAACTTCTGGAAAGAATTTTACCTCTTTGCCCAGCACAACTATACCTCAGCTATTCCGCTAAATGATGCCAATACCGCTTTTTCTAAAAGATACCATCTGCTGGAAGTAAAAGCTGGAATAAAAAACCTAAGGTTAGGTAACACTCGCCTTGATTTATTTGCAGGTTTAAACAATCTCTTAAATGTTAATTACAGTTTGGGCAACGATTTAAACGCCGCAAATGGACGGTATTTTAACCCGGCTGCAGGAATTAATTTTTACACAGGCTTATCTATTAAATTGTAA
- a CDS encoding L-sorbosone dehydrogenase, with product MKNNIFYASMLSTAVLFGCQSNSNSQKQGEDTTVTTKNGAVDLPAPDTNAAKSKFSKVIGWPEGKTPIAPEGFVVTKFASNIKSPRHTYIAPNGDVLVALSNSERSTVEAVANTITGKAKSEVPGKSANTILLYRDENKDGKPETVTTFLNGLNQPFGMLIIGNSFYVANTDGLWQYPYKTGDTKITATGKKILSLPAGGYNNHWTRNLITNADKSKIYITVGSGSNVGENGMENEVRRANILEINPDGTGENIYASGLRNPVGIDWAPSTNMLWTAVNERDGLGDDLVPDYITSVKPGAFYGWPYAYFGQNEDPRLKGKNPELVKKTIAPDVAVGAHTASLGLAFYKGTKFPQKYQGGAFIGQHGSWNRSVISGYKVTFVPFKDGKPIGKPEDFLTGFIADQDKAEVYGRPVGVTLTPDGALLLADDVSGTIWKVAAK from the coding sequence ATGAAAAACAATATTTTTTACGCATCAATGCTTTCTACTGCGGTCCTTTTTGGATGTCAATCCAATTCTAATTCACAAAAACAGGGAGAAGATACAACCGTTACGACTAAAAATGGCGCTGTAGATTTGCCCGCACCCGATACCAATGCAGCCAAAAGCAAATTTAGCAAAGTTATCGGTTGGCCAGAAGGTAAAACCCCTATTGCTCCTGAAGGTTTTGTGGTAACCAAATTTGCTTCGAACATTAAAAGTCCACGCCATACTTATATTGCCCCAAATGGCGATGTATTGGTGGCGCTTTCTAATTCGGAAAGAAGCACTGTAGAAGCAGTTGCCAATACCATAACAGGCAAAGCAAAATCAGAAGTACCAGGAAAAAGTGCCAATACCATTCTCTTATACCGGGATGAAAATAAAGATGGCAAGCCTGAAACCGTTACTACATTTTTGAATGGTCTTAATCAACCTTTCGGAATGCTGATTATTGGTAATTCATTTTACGTAGCCAATACCGATGGCTTATGGCAATATCCATATAAAACCGGCGACACTAAAATCACCGCTACAGGAAAAAAAATCCTAAGCCTACCCGCCGGTGGATACAACAATCATTGGACTAGAAATCTAATTACCAATGCAGATAAAAGCAAAATTTATATTACCGTTGGATCAGGCAGCAACGTTGGCGAAAATGGAATGGAAAATGAAGTAAGACGGGCCAATATATTAGAAATAAACCCCGACGGGACCGGAGAAAACATTTATGCCAGTGGTTTGCGAAATCCTGTGGGAATAGATTGGGCTCCATCAACGAATATGCTTTGGACAGCTGTTAACGAGCGCGACGGATTAGGCGACGATTTGGTACCAGATTATATTACCAGTGTTAAACCAGGTGCTTTTTATGGCTGGCCGTACGCTTATTTTGGACAAAATGAAGATCCCCGTTTAAAAGGTAAAAACCCGGAGTTGGTTAAAAAAACTATAGCTCCTGATGTTGCCGTAGGCGCACATACCGCTTCTTTAGGATTAGCTTTTTACAAAGGCACTAAATTTCCGCAAAAATATCAGGGTGGTGCATTTATTGGTCAACATGGCTCATGGAACAGGTCGGTAATTTCTGGCTATAAAGTAACATTTGTACCTTTTAAAGATGGCAAACCAATTGGAAAACCCGAGGATTTTTTAACTGGTTTTATCGCCGATCAGGATAAGGCAGAAGTTTATGGCCGTCCGGTTGGCGTTACCCTAACACCAGATGGCGCCTTATTGCTAGCCGACGATGTGAGTGGTACAATCTGGAAAGTAGCAGCAAAATAG